A window of the Zeugodacus cucurbitae isolate PBARC_wt_2022May chromosome 2, idZeuCucr1.2, whole genome shotgun sequence genome harbors these coding sequences:
- the LOC105218240 gene encoding ATP-binding cassette sub-family B member 6 has protein sequence MLYCPPNVTFSQVWINNGISHCFMDTIGNAVASGFLLLMGTIQLLMYRKYATRNDPTHITKSRLYALQLFLLFFFPILALVRFFLNARVYNDHAVYGYMILSTVLICISYPFSVCVILKERFYQLPSLPTRGHGLILLLFWTLGFINESLAFINLRHEDWWFSLKTNKDQVEMALFVTRFITSLLIFILGLKAPGIMQPYVQLDEPANESNNNTQQGSAFRNAFKKLGRLFPYMWPKKDVVLQLTVVVCVILLIAGRVIKLFLPIYRKKLVDSLTIPPLLFRWDFVLIYVALSFVQGGGTGTMGLFNNLRSFLWIRVQQYTTREIEVDLFSHLHQLSLRWHLQRKTGEVLRIMDRGTDSINNLLNYIIFSITPTIVDLLVAVVFFIYAFNWWFGLIVFLTMFLYILATILVTEWRTKYQRRMNLADNEQRARSVDSLLNFETVKYYGAEQYEVEEYRQAILKYQKEEFLSMLTLNLLNTSQNIILCLGLLSGSMLCVYLVANHQTLTVGDFVLFFTYLMDLYMPLNWFGTYYRAIQKNFVDMENMFDLLKEDQEVVDAPGAAPLVTAGAGIEFSNVTFGYSPEKIVLRNVNFSVPPGKTVAIVGPSGAGKSTIVRLLFRFYDVQSGAVLIDGQNIKLVQQQSLRKAIGVVPQDTVLFNNTIYYNIEYGKIGARADEVYEAARMADIHERILGFPDRYETKVGERGLRLSGGEKQRVAIARTLLKAPVLVLLDEATSALDTNTERNIQAALSRVCANRTTIVIAHRLSTIINADEILVLKDGSIAERGRHEELLQRKDGVYAEMWMQQLKNLESDKEGELNDNAKAKPATNSDGSGIGAVLRAGHAHGGAH, from the exons atGCTCTACTGTCCGCCGAATGTCACATTTTCTCAAGTATGGATAAACAATGGTATATCGCATTGTTTTATGGATACGATCGGAAATGCGGTGGCGAGTGGTTTTTTGTTGCTCATGGGCACAATACAACTACTAATGTATCGTAAATACGCCACACGCAACGATCCAACGCATATCACCAAATCACGCTTATACGCATTACAGCTTTTCCTATTATTCTTTTTTCCTATATTGGCATTAGTAAGATTTTTCTTAAATGCACGCGTCTACAATGATCATGCAGTTTATGGGTATATG atACTCTCAACTGTGCTTATTTGCATATCATATCCTTTCTCAGTTTGCGTTATATTAAAAGAACGCTTCTATCAGCTGCCATCACTACCGACGCGAGGTCATGGTctaattttattgctgttttggACTTTGGGTTTTATCAACGAATCTTTGGCGTTCATCAATTTGCGACATGAAGATTGGTGGTTCTCACTTAAAAC CAATAAAGATCAAGTGGAAATGGCTTTATTCGTTACACGCTTTATAACCTCACTATTGATTTTCATATTGGGACTTAAAGCGCCTGGTATTATGCAGCCTTATGTACAACTCGATGAACCAGCCAATGAGAGCAACAATAATACACAGCAAGGTTCGGCTTTTCGTAATGCTTTTAAAAAATTGGGTAGACTCTTTCCCTATATGTGGCCCAAAAAAGACGTGGTGTTACAATtgactgttgttgtttgtgtaatatTACTAATTGCTGGACGCgttattaaactatttttgccaATCTATCGCAAAAAGTTGG TGGATAGCCTCACCATACCGCCTTTACTCTTCCGCTGGGATTTCGTACTTATCTATGTAGCATTAAGCTTTGTACAAGGCGGTGGCACAGGCACTATGGGCCTTTTCAATAATTTACGTTCTTTCTTGTGGATACGCGTACAACAGTATACAACGCGGGAAATCGAAGTTGATTTGTTCAGCCATTTGCATCAACTCTCGCTGCGTTGGCATTTGCAACGTAAAACTGGCGAAGTTTTGCGTATCATGGATCGTGGCACAGACtccattaataatttattaaattacattatATTTTCGATTACGCCTACTATTGTCGATTTGCTTGTAGCTGTGGTATTTTTCATATACGCATTCAATTGGTGGTTTGGTCTCATTGTGTTTCTCAcaatgtttttgtatattt tGGCCACAATTTTGGTTACCGAATGGCGCACTAAATACCAGCGTCGCATGAACTTAGCCGATAATGAACAGCGCGCACGCAGCGTTGACTCGTTGCTAAATTTTGAAACTGTAAAATACTATGGCGCTGAGCAGTATGAGGTTGAAGAATATCGGCAGGCCATTTTGAAATATCAG AAAGAAGAATTCCTCTCCATGTTGACACTGAACCTGCTCAACACTTCACAAAATATTATACTCTGTCTCGGCTTACTCTCCGGCTCAATGCTGTGTGTCTATTTAGTTGCAAATCATCAGACGCTCACAGTCGGTGACTTCGTACTCTTCTTCACCTACCTCATGGACCTGTATATGCCGCTCAATTGGTTTGGCACCTACTATCGCGCCATACAaaagaatttcgttgatatggAGAATATGTTCGATCTGTTGAAGGAGGATCAGGAAGTTGTCGATGCTCCCGGTGCTGCACCACTTGTCACAGCCGGCGCTGGCATTGAATTCTCAAATGTCACTTTCGGCTACTCACCCGAGAAGATTGTGCTGCGCAATGTGAACTTCAGTGTGCCACCGGGTAAAACTGTCGCCATTGTTGGACCATCTGGCGCGGGTAAAAGCACAATTGTACGCTTGCTATTCCGTTTCTATGATGTACAATCTGGTGCAGTGCTTATCGATGGACAGAATATAAAATTAGTGCAACAGCAGAGTTTGAGAAAGGCAATTG GTGTGGTACCGCAGGACACCGTACTCTTCAACAACACCATTTATTATAACATTGAATATGGCAAGATTGGCGCACGCGCCGATGAAGTGTACGAGGCTGCGCGCATGGCCGATATACACGAACGTATATTGGGCTTCCCCGATCGCTATGAAACGAAAGTGGGTGAGCGTGGCTTACGTCTGAGCGGTGGCGAGAAACAACGTGTTGCCATAGCGCGTACTCTACTCAAAGCGCCAGTGTTGGTGTTGCTCGATGAGGCCACATCGGCGCTGGACACCAATACCGAACGTAATATACAAGCAGCTTTATCGCGGGTCTGCGCCAATCGTACGACAATTGTAATTGCACATCGTCTCTCCACAATCATAAACGCCGATGAGATACTCGTGCTAAAGGATGGCTCCATTGCGGAACGTGGACGGCACGAGGAACTTTTGCAACGTAAGGATGGTGTATACGCTGAGATGTGGATGCAACAGCTCAAGAACTTGGAGAGTGATAAAGAGGGTGAATTGAATGACAATGCGAAAGCCAAACCTGCAACAAATAGCGACGGTAGTGGCATTGGTGCCGTGCTACGCGCCGGTCATGCGCATGGTGGTGCGCACTAA